In Edaphobacter paludis, a single window of DNA contains:
- a CDS encoding UvrD-helicase domain-containing protein: MTKLFVVGPEADTQDRTDAGRPPDWRERESALDITQSWIVEAPAGSGKTGLLIQRYLKLLGDESVEQPEQVLAITFTVKATGEIRERVVAQLEKASRNEPLQNDSDFERETRALAESVLQRDQMLEWGLLERPRRLKVRTIDSVCAEIAGSLPVLSGGGGGRAPVLDASGLHREAARRTLMQLGGTNSALNAALRLVLLHRDGNLAECERLLAGMLALRDQWGEFVPLTGRDLDDSYLDETVLPRLERALEQAICTGLTRLSQTLPDDLLRELSHLAGELGHADGYKGSASPIAICAGLHTAPEESAEHLEHWRALIHLMTKGDGGWRSGFRSDWLKFDLDKKNAARLKDLVVELHDRDDILAAIQAVNSLPPPRYPQEQWVVAKALFRVLSHALAELQLIFAERGECDFAELGLLAKTALRREDGVHDLEAALGMQLQHLLVDEMQDTSTSQYELIQLLTQSWDGHSQTVFLVGDPKQSIYLFRQARVERFVQTMLTEQLGDVPMRCLRLTANFRSQRGLVDAFNDDFSLMFPRAISAANISEVEYVSADAIRGSSTSGANDVVWHGNVLPAADSVARRRQSKTDAQAIRAIIEQWQARPLPQGRTDPWKIAVLVRSRNHLTDVIAALKKDNGAGAILFRAVDIEPLGERREVLDLFSLTRALLHPADRVAWLAVLHAPWCGLGLSELHMLAGADDDTWAQRCIDDVLAKRGHLLSDESCERLMRIWPVLQAASAQRNRLTTSQWVERTWRSLGGDAYLRPAEMSNARRYLQLLDEVEEQAGAIDLTLLKTRLNKLYAEAAVSAGAVDLITIHGAKGLEWDVVIVPGLEKKARVSGGRLLTWNEVDSGGADAAHVVLAPIVGKGEESRELNDWLNSIEKVRDAAERKRLFYVACTRAREELHLFAAPEAKSDGSISQAYGSLLSAAWPVAERHFAAGSESSDNVRKRFALSNQETPPSIADDTFIGDLAAVTANERPVMLERLPLDFLPAARFAEAQRLSYGDIPIETAAHFDRPEGSFEARALGNAVHGFLEIVTEQLARGLSAEQMLIEVAAWEPRIAAVLRGDGLTAVRVKQLASRVRTALENMLRDAEGLWTLGPREDAASEFALISWAETRKSVRLDRTFRAGPTPLAPGNDYLWIVDYKTATHGSEGIDAFLATERVKYCAQLEAYAQTITTAGKVRLALYYPFLPRLIWWAP; the protein is encoded by the coding sequence GTGAACGCGAGAGTGCTCTCGACATCACGCAGTCGTGGATAGTAGAAGCCCCTGCGGGCTCTGGTAAAACCGGCCTTCTCATTCAGCGATATCTCAAATTGCTAGGCGACGAAAGCGTGGAACAACCCGAGCAAGTGCTGGCGATTACATTCACGGTGAAAGCCACCGGCGAGATTCGCGAACGGGTTGTTGCCCAATTAGAAAAGGCATCGCGAAATGAGCCGTTGCAAAATGACAGCGACTTCGAGCGAGAGACGCGAGCGCTGGCGGAGTCTGTTTTGCAACGCGACCAAATGCTGGAGTGGGGACTGTTGGAGCGCCCGCGCAGACTAAAGGTGCGCACTATCGATTCCGTATGCGCCGAGATCGCAGGCTCGCTGCCAGTGCTTAGCGGTGGCGGCGGCGGACGGGCACCCGTACTTGACGCCTCAGGGCTTCATCGCGAAGCCGCTCGGCGAACGCTGATGCAACTCGGCGGCACGAACTCTGCCCTGAACGCGGCCCTCCGATTAGTGCTCCTGCACCGCGATGGAAACCTCGCAGAGTGCGAGCGACTGCTGGCGGGAATGCTGGCTCTGCGCGACCAGTGGGGCGAATTTGTTCCACTCACTGGACGCGATCTGGACGACTCCTACCTGGATGAGACCGTACTGCCTCGCCTCGAGCGAGCGCTCGAGCAAGCGATCTGTACTGGGTTGACGCGGCTTTCGCAGACCCTTCCCGATGACCTCCTCCGTGAGTTGTCACACCTTGCCGGCGAATTGGGACACGCGGACGGATACAAAGGCTCGGCCTCTCCCATTGCGATCTGCGCCGGATTGCATACCGCTCCTGAAGAATCCGCGGAGCACCTCGAGCACTGGCGTGCACTGATTCACCTGATGACGAAAGGCGACGGAGGCTGGCGATCGGGATTTCGCAGCGACTGGCTGAAATTCGATCTCGACAAAAAAAATGCCGCGCGGCTTAAAGATCTCGTCGTCGAACTGCACGATCGTGATGACATACTGGCAGCAATCCAGGCGGTGAATTCCCTTCCCCCTCCAAGATACCCGCAGGAGCAGTGGGTGGTTGCAAAGGCATTGTTCCGCGTCCTCAGTCATGCTCTGGCCGAGTTGCAACTTATCTTTGCCGAGCGCGGAGAGTGCGATTTCGCTGAGCTGGGGCTGCTCGCGAAGACAGCATTGCGACGAGAGGACGGTGTGCATGATCTGGAGGCCGCCTTAGGCATGCAGCTCCAGCATCTATTGGTCGACGAAATGCAAGATACGTCGACCAGCCAATATGAGCTGATTCAACTGTTGACACAAAGCTGGGATGGTCACAGCCAGACGGTCTTCCTGGTAGGCGACCCCAAGCAATCGATCTACCTCTTCCGGCAGGCGCGAGTCGAGCGGTTCGTACAAACGATGCTCACGGAGCAGTTAGGCGATGTACCGATGCGTTGTCTGCGCTTGACCGCGAACTTTCGCTCGCAGCGTGGCTTGGTGGACGCATTCAACGATGATTTTTCTCTGATGTTTCCCCGAGCAATAAGCGCAGCAAATATCAGCGAGGTGGAATATGTTTCGGCGGATGCAATACGCGGTTCGTCAACGAGTGGCGCAAACGATGTCGTATGGCACGGAAATGTATTACCTGCCGCAGATTCTGTAGCTCGCAGACGTCAATCCAAAACAGACGCGCAGGCCATACGCGCAATCATCGAACAATGGCAAGCTCGCCCGCTGCCGCAAGGACGGACAGACCCGTGGAAGATTGCCGTGCTGGTACGCAGCCGCAATCACTTAACCGACGTTATCGCCGCCCTGAAAAAAGACAATGGAGCAGGAGCAATTCTCTTTCGTGCCGTCGATATCGAGCCGCTGGGTGAACGCCGCGAGGTCCTCGACCTCTTCTCGCTGACTCGGGCTCTACTGCATCCCGCTGATAGGGTGGCGTGGCTGGCGGTGCTCCACGCTCCGTGGTGCGGATTGGGACTGTCTGAGTTACATATGCTCGCCGGCGCGGACGACGATACATGGGCACAGCGCTGCATCGACGATGTACTCGCCAAACGCGGGCATCTGCTGAGCGACGAAAGCTGTGAGCGGCTGATGCGGATCTGGCCCGTATTACAGGCCGCTTCTGCACAGCGCAACAGACTGACAACATCTCAATGGGTAGAGCGGACATGGCGCTCGCTGGGCGGCGATGCCTATTTGAGACCCGCCGAGATGTCGAACGCACGCCGTTACCTGCAGCTTCTGGACGAGGTGGAAGAACAGGCGGGAGCAATCGATCTAACCCTTTTGAAGACTCGACTGAACAAGCTCTACGCGGAAGCAGCCGTGAGCGCAGGCGCGGTTGATCTGATCACGATTCACGGAGCCAAGGGGCTGGAATGGGATGTGGTGATCGTGCCGGGGCTGGAGAAGAAGGCACGCGTATCCGGCGGACGGCTATTGACGTGGAACGAGGTGGATTCGGGCGGAGCGGACGCGGCGCATGTCGTCCTCGCCCCGATTGTTGGCAAGGGAGAAGAATCGCGCGAGCTTAACGATTGGCTGAATAGCATCGAGAAGGTACGCGATGCAGCGGAGCGCAAGCGGTTATTCTACGTTGCCTGCACCCGGGCGCGGGAGGAGCTGCATCTCTTTGCCGCCCCCGAAGCCAAATCAGACGGATCGATCAGTCAGGCGTACGGAAGTCTGTTGAGCGCCGCATGGCCAGTAGCGGAGCGGCATTTCGCTGCCGGCAGCGAATCCTCGGATAACGTTCGGAAGCGGTTTGCCCTGTCTAATCAGGAGACCCCTCCGTCTATCGCTGACGACACCTTCATCGGCGATCTAGCTGCAGTAACCGCGAATGAGCGGCCCGTGATGCTGGAGCGGCTACCGCTCGATTTTTTGCCGGCTGCACGCTTTGCTGAGGCGCAACGACTATCCTACGGTGACATCCCCATCGAAACGGCGGCTCATTTCGATCGTCCAGAAGGTTCATTCGAGGCACGAGCCTTGGGAAACGCCGTTCATGGATTTTTAGAAATTGTGACAGAGCAACTCGCACGCGGTCTCAGCGCAGAGCAGATGCTTATCGAGGTGGCAGCCTGGGAGCCGCGTATCGCGGCGGTTTTGCGCGGCGACGGCTTAACCGCTGTCCGGGTAAAGCAACTGGCATCGCGCGTACGGACAGCCCTCGAAAATATGTTGCGCGATGCCGAAGGCCTATGGACACTGGGGCCCCGCGAGGATGCAGCCAGCGAATTTGCGCTCATCTCGTGGGCTGAGACACGCAAAAGCGTGCGGCTGGATCGAACGTTTCGTGCAGGCCCAACACCGCTGGCCCCCGGCAACGACTACCTCTGGATTGTGGATTACAAAACGGCCACGCACGGAAGCGAGGGTATCGACGCTTTTCTCGCAACCGAGCGGGTGAAGTACTGCGCGCAACTAGAGGCCTATGCCCAAACGATTACCACCGCAGGCAAAGTTCGCCTGGCACTGTACTACCCATTTCTGCCGCGACTCATCTGGTGGGCACCGTGA